In one window of Photorhabdus laumondii subsp. laumondii DNA:
- a CDS encoding cobalt-precorrin-7 (C(5))-methyltransferase, with translation MITVVGIGPGDTAYLIPQAQHSITEAEVLVGGRRHLEIFSGITHETRVLDADLAGLLAWLQNNSTRRIVVLASGDPLLYGIGKLLSEYFTADDLRIIPGISSIQYLCAKAALDMNDIYLTSSHGRTPDFDWLLQHDKVGMVTDGRVGPRAIAQAIIERGLNRTLIIGENLSLPNERIHRLRPEAVAIDYDMNVVVILNER, from the coding sequence ATGATCACCGTAGTGGGAATTGGTCCCGGCGATACTGCGTATCTGATACCGCAGGCACAGCACTCTATCACTGAGGCGGAGGTATTGGTTGGTGGTAGACGCCATCTGGAGATATTTAGCGGCATCACCCACGAAACCCGCGTACTGGATGCGGATCTTGCTGGTTTGCTTGCTTGGCTACAGAACAACAGTACACGTCGGATTGTGGTATTAGCGTCTGGTGACCCGCTGTTATATGGCATTGGCAAATTATTGTCTGAATATTTTACCGCAGATGATCTGCGCATCATTCCGGGTATCAGTTCAATTCAGTATCTGTGTGCCAAAGCTGCGCTGGATATGAACGATATCTATCTGACTAGCAGTCACGGGCGTACCCCAGATTTTGACTGGCTTTTGCAACACGACAAAGTAGGCATGGTAACGGATGGGCGCGTCGGTCCGCGGGCAATTGCGCAGGCCATTATTGAACGCGGCCTGAACCGTACATTGATTATTGGTGAAAACCTCTCTTTACCTAATGAGCGTATTCACCGTCTGCGGCCGGAAGCGGTGGCGATTGACTATGACATGAATGTGGTGGTGATCCTAAATGAGAGATGA
- the cbiD gene encoding cobalt-precorrin-5B (C(1))-methyltransferase CbiD, translating to MSDTMQLDSIWHNGKQYRKGYTTGSCATAAAKVAALMVLRQQVIDHVSIVTPSGVTLRLNVEQPLIEGQQATAAIRKDGGDDVDATHGMLIFARVTLCDHGEIHLRGGEGVGTVTRKGVGLPVGSSAINRTPRQTIEAAVREAIGPLRGAEVEIFAPEGEERAKKTYNGRLGILGGISIIGTTGIVTPMSEESWKRSLAIELEMKRSAGAEKVILVPGNHGERFVREQLGLDGQLVVTMSNFVGYMLQEAVRLGFRHIMLVGHPGKLVKVAAGIFHTHSHIADGRMETLIAYLALMGASQELLLEVSHCDTTEAAMELIAEHGLQAVYDRIAERICERMSEMLRFAVNPPRCDAIMFSFDNQILGTSRPLNDILEAMR from the coding sequence TGCTGCGTCAGCAAGTTATCGATCACGTTTCTATTGTTACCCCTTCGGGTGTGACATTACGCCTTAACGTTGAACAGCCGTTGATCGAAGGGCAGCAGGCGACCGCCGCTATCCGTAAAGACGGTGGCGATGATGTAGATGCCACTCATGGCATGTTGATTTTTGCTCGTGTCACCTTGTGCGATCACGGTGAGATCCATCTGCGGGGCGGGGAAGGTGTCGGCACGGTTACCCGTAAAGGTGTGGGATTACCGGTAGGCAGCTCTGCGATTAATCGTACACCGCGTCAGACCATTGAGGCCGCAGTACGGGAAGCTATCGGTCCTTTACGGGGCGCGGAGGTGGAAATTTTCGCGCCGGAAGGTGAAGAGCGGGCAAAGAAAACTTACAACGGGCGATTGGGGATACTGGGCGGCATTTCCATCATTGGTACTACTGGCATCGTCACGCCAATGTCGGAGGAGAGTTGGAAACGTTCGTTGGCGATAGAGCTGGAAATGAAACGTTCGGCGGGTGCAGAAAAGGTCATTCTGGTGCCGGGCAATCACGGTGAGCGTTTTGTGCGTGAACAATTAGGGCTTGATGGTCAGCTAGTGGTCACCATGAGTAACTTCGTGGGTTACATGTTGCAGGAAGCGGTGCGGCTTGGGTTCCGCCATATCATGTTGGTGGGACATCCCGGCAAACTGGTGAAAGTGGCCGCCGGCATTTTCCATACCCACAGTCATATTGCTGATGGCCGCATGGAAACGTTGATTGCTTATCTGGCACTGATGGGGGCGTCGCAGGAATTACTGTTGGAAGTGAGTCACTGCGATACCACGGAAGCTGCAATGGAACTGATTGCGGAACACGGCTTGCAAGCGGTTTATGACCGTATTGCTGAACGCATTTGTGAACGAATGAGTGAAATGTTGCGTTTTGCGGTTAACCCGCCGCGCTGTGATGCCATTATGTTCTCCTTTGATAATCAAATACTTGGCACCAGTCGCCCATTAAATGACATTTTGGAGGCAATGCGATGA